A single region of the Ancylobacter novellus DSM 506 genome encodes:
- a CDS encoding carnitine 3-dehydrogenase, which yields MTSLAPISRAACIGGGVIGGGWVARFLLAGIDVKVFDPHPEAERIVAEVLANAERAYGLLTSVPLPPRGRLTFCASVGEAVADAEWIQESVPERLDLKRRVLAEIDAAAPADALIGSSTSGLLPSDLQEGLGHPERLFVAHPYNPVYLLPLAEIVGGKATSAATIARAKDALDAIGMKGVVIAREIEAFVGDRLLEALWREALWLIKDDICDVETLDDVIRYSFGLRWAQMGLFQTYRIAGGEAGMRHFLAQFGPCLQWPWTKLTDVVDLDEALVEKIGAQSDAQAKGLSIRQLERIRDENLVGILQALKAGQGGEGWGAGKLLAEFEQRLRESAGHADAVDIHAPLPLVETRVSPAWIDYNGHMTEHRYLQVFGDTTDALLRLIGADLAYVEGGHSYYTVETHLRHLDEAHLGEALRATCQILSVDEKRIHIFHRLFAGAGNREVATAEQMLLHVDTRAGRATPAPEIILARLRPIATAHAQLDAPEGAGRAVGQKRSMAAV from the coding sequence ATGACGAGCCTTGCCCCCATCTCCCGCGCCGCCTGCATCGGCGGCGGCGTCATCGGCGGCGGTTGGGTCGCCCGCTTCCTGCTCGCTGGCATCGACGTGAAGGTGTTCGACCCGCATCCTGAGGCCGAGCGTATTGTGGCTGAGGTGCTCGCCAATGCCGAGCGCGCCTATGGGCTGCTGACCAGCGTGCCGTTGCCGCCGCGCGGCCGGCTGACCTTCTGCGCCAGCGTCGGCGAGGCGGTAGCGGATGCTGAGTGGATTCAGGAGAGCGTGCCGGAACGGCTCGACCTCAAGCGCCGGGTGCTCGCCGAGATCGACGCCGCCGCACCGGCGGACGCGCTCATCGGTTCCTCCACCTCCGGCCTCCTGCCCTCCGACCTTCAGGAGGGGCTGGGTCATCCCGAGCGCCTCTTCGTCGCCCACCCCTACAACCCGGTCTATCTCCTGCCGCTCGCCGAGATCGTCGGCGGCAAGGCCACAAGCGCCGCCACCATCGCGCGGGCGAAGGATGCGCTCGACGCCATCGGCATGAAGGGCGTCGTCATCGCCCGCGAGATCGAGGCCTTCGTCGGCGACCGGCTGCTGGAGGCGCTGTGGCGCGAGGCGCTGTGGCTGATCAAGGACGACATTTGCGACGTCGAGACGCTCGACGACGTGATCCGCTATTCCTTCGGCCTGCGCTGGGCGCAGATGGGCCTGTTCCAGACCTACCGCATCGCCGGCGGCGAGGCAGGCATGCGCCATTTCCTCGCCCAATTCGGCCCGTGCCTGCAATGGCCGTGGACCAAGCTGACCGATGTCGTCGACCTCGACGAGGCGCTGGTCGAGAAGATCGGCGCCCAATCGGATGCGCAGGCGAAGGGCCTCTCGATCCGCCAGCTCGAGCGCATCCGCGACGAGAACCTCGTCGGCATATTGCAGGCACTGAAGGCAGGACAGGGCGGCGAGGGCTGGGGTGCGGGCAAGCTGCTCGCCGAATTTGAGCAGCGGCTGCGCGAGAGCGCGGGCCACGCGGACGCCGTCGACATCCATGCGCCGCTGCCGCTGGTCGAGACCCGCGTGTCGCCGGCCTGGATCGACTATAACGGCCACATGACCGAACACCGCTATCTGCAGGTGTTCGGCGACACCACCGACGCGCTGCTGCGCCTCATCGGCGCCGACCTCGCCTATGTCGAGGGTGGCCACTCCTACTACACGGTGGAGACGCATCTGCGGCACCTCGACGAGGCGCATCTCGGCGAGGCGTTGCGCGCGACCTGCCAGATCCTGTCGGTGGACGAGAAGCGCATCCACATCTTCCACCGGCTCTTCGCCGGCGCGGGGAACCGCGAGGTCGCCACCGCCGAGCAGATGCTGCTGCATGTCGACACCAGGGCCGGCCGGGCGACGCCCGCGCCGGAGATCATCCTCGCCCGGCTTCGTCCGATCGCCACGGCGCACGCCCAGCTCGACGCGCCCGAGGGCGCCGGCCGCGCCGTCGGCCAGAAGCGGTCGATGGCCGCCGTGTGA
- the paoA gene encoding aldehyde dehydrogenase iron-sulfur subunit PaoA, whose protein sequence is MHSHSEPGLSRRDLLAAGAATVAGSAAVGPAHAQDAVSTTSVDTAPRAPIHAPVRFTVNGRAQALELDTRTSLLDALREHLHLTGTKKGCDHGQCGACTVMVDGVRINSCLTLAVMHEGAEVTTIEGLGTPERLHAMQAAFVKHDGYQCGYCTPGQICSAVAVLDEIKAGIPSHVTADITATPEFSVDEVRERMSGNICRCGAYSNIIEAITEVAGRAA, encoded by the coding sequence ATGCATAGCCATTCCGAACCCGGGCTCTCGCGCCGCGACCTGCTCGCCGCGGGTGCCGCGACCGTCGCCGGAAGTGCGGCTGTGGGTCCCGCGCACGCTCAAGATGCGGTGAGCACGACGTCCGTCGACACCGCGCCGCGCGCGCCGATCCACGCTCCCGTCCGCTTCACCGTCAACGGCCGCGCGCAGGCGCTGGAGCTCGATACCCGCACCTCGCTGCTCGACGCGCTGCGCGAGCATCTCCACCTCACCGGCACCAAGAAGGGCTGCGATCACGGCCAGTGCGGCGCCTGCACGGTGATGGTCGACGGGGTGCGCATCAATTCCTGCCTGACGCTGGCGGTGATGCACGAGGGCGCCGAGGTCACCACCATCGAGGGGCTCGGCACGCCGGAGCGGCTGCACGCGATGCAGGCCGCCTTCGTCAAGCATGACGGCTACCAGTGCGGCTATTGCACGCCCGGCCAGATCTGTTCGGCCGTGGCGGTGCTCGATGAGATCAAGGCCGGCATTCCGAGCCACGTCACCGCCGACATCACCGCGACGCCGGAATTCTCGGTCGACGAGGTCCGCGAGCGCATGAGCGGCAATATCTGCCGCTGCGGCGCCTATTCCAACATCATCGAGGCCATCACCGAGGTGGCGGGGAGGGCGGCATGA
- a CDS encoding FAD binding domain-containing protein → MKPFTYERAASPAQAAAAAIQMPGAKFIAGGTNLLDLMKLQIETPAHLIDVNGLALDTIEPTQEGGLRIGALVSNTDLAADARVRRDYGLLARALLAGASGQLRNKATTAGNLLQRTRCPYFYDTDQPCNKRHPGSGCSAIGGVTRQLGVIGTSDACIATHPSDMAVALRALDATVETVRADGATRRIPVAELHRLPGDTPHVETALEPGELITAVVLPAPVGGTQIYRKVRDRASYAFALVSVGAVLQHDGTGRIAVGGIAPKPWRVEEAEAELANGARAFTTRLLAGARPTRDNAFKVALVERTLAAVLNEARG, encoded by the coding sequence ATGAAACCCTTCACCTATGAGCGCGCCGCCTCACCGGCGCAGGCCGCCGCGGCCGCGATCCAGATGCCCGGCGCCAAGTTCATCGCCGGCGGCACCAACCTGCTCGACCTGATGAAACTGCAGATCGAGACGCCAGCCCATCTCATCGACGTCAACGGCCTCGCGCTCGACACTATAGAGCCGACGCAGGAGGGCGGGCTGCGCATCGGCGCGCTGGTCAGCAACACCGACCTCGCCGCGGATGCGCGGGTGCGCCGCGACTACGGATTGCTCGCCCGCGCCCTGCTGGCCGGCGCCTCCGGCCAGCTGCGCAACAAGGCGACGACCGCCGGCAACCTGCTCCAGCGCACACGCTGCCCCTATTTCTACGACACCGACCAGCCCTGCAATAAGCGCCATCCCGGCAGCGGCTGCTCGGCCATCGGCGGCGTCACCCGCCAGCTCGGCGTGATCGGCACCAGCGATGCCTGCATCGCCACCCATCCGAGCGACATGGCGGTGGCGCTGCGCGCGCTCGACGCCACGGTGGAGACGGTGAGGGCGGACGGCGCGACGCGGCGCATTCCCGTCGCCGAGCTGCATCGTCTGCCGGGCGACACGCCGCATGTCGAGACCGCGCTGGAGCCGGGCGAACTCATAACCGCGGTGGTGTTGCCGGCGCCGGTCGGCGGCACGCAGATCTACCGCAAGGTGCGCGACCGCGCCTCCTACGCCTTCGCGCTGGTCTCGGTCGGCGCGGTCCTCCAGCACGACGGCACCGGCCGCATCGCGGTCGGCGGCATCGCGCCGAAGCCCTGGCGGGTGGAGGAGGCGGAGGCCGAGCTGGCGAACGGCGCCCGCGCCTTCACCACGCGGCTGCTCGCCGGCGCCCGTCCGACCCGCGACAACGCCTTCAAGGTCGCGCTGGTCGAACGCACGCTCGCTGCGGTTCTCAACGAGGCGAGGGGCTGA